From the Macaca nemestrina isolate mMacNem1 chromosome 2, mMacNem.hap1, whole genome shotgun sequence genome, the window AAAGGGAGAAACACCAGTTTGATATTAAGACAAAGATCACCTAAAGGATGTACAGGAGCATTATCAACAATAAGCAAAATCTTGAAAGGTATGTTATTCTCCAAACAGTACTCCATTTCACTGAAATAGCAATTCAGGAGGGCATCTTGGAAGAGAAGCTGGGTCATCCATGACTTGTCATTGCTCCTGTAGTACACTGGCAGTGTGTGCTTACTGATATGCTTGAAGGCCCTGGGGTTCTCACTGTGCCAAATCACAAAGGGTTTCAATTTGTGGCCAACAACATTGTCCCCAAACACTGTTATCCAGTCCTTCAAAGCCTTGAAACCTGCCATTGACTTGGCCTCCTTATGGATGAAAGTCCCTTCAGGCATCTGTTTCCAGAATAGGGAGGTTTGATCCATATTAAACATTTGCTCTGGGAAGTAATTTTCCTCTACAATCAGCTTACCTAGAGTTTCCAAAAATTCTTCAGCTGCCTTCACATCAGTACTCATAGACTTACCACTCACTTTCACAATTGTGTAATGAATAACAATTCTTGAATCGTTTAAACCACCCAGAGCTAGCAATAAATTCAACAATATAGTCAGGTCCAGCCTTTTCTATCAACATAACAAGCTTTTTGCTTTAGCTGTGATTGTCATGGTGCTGAGAGGGACATGCTTCTGTGTCTGGTCTTCAATCTAGGTCATTAGAAGTTTATCCATATCTGGTATTGGCCCTCCTCAAATTTTTATTAGTCTCATTGCCTTCAATGAAGCAGATCCTTTAATAGCTTCTATCACTTTGCTCTTGTACTTTAGGATGGCAGCAATGGTAAAATGGGACATGCCTGACTGGTGAGCAATAACCATCTCTGATTTTCCACCTTCACAGTCCTTAATCACCTCTAATTTTGTTTCCAGGTCAATTACTCAACACAGCCTCTTACTGGCAAAATTAGCCATGGATTTTGAATGCTTAGGGGACATGATGAACAAAACATGAGATTAAACCAAGCACAAAAGGAAATGATGCAGTCAAGAGATGTGGTAAACATGAGATATATGAGGCTGCTGCTGGTCAAACACAGAATACTGTTTTAcagtaaacttttttaaaaaaagtggaaGGAGCACTTTGAAATAACAATGAAAAgtacagtaaatacataaaccagtagcACAGTCTTTATTATCAAGTAGTATGCACTGTATATAACTGCATGTGCTGTCCTTTTATATAACTGGCAGCACGGTCAgcttgtttacaccagcatcaccacaaacatgtgagtactGCATTGTGCTACCACATTACAACAGCTGCAGAGTCACTAGGCCACAGGAATTTCTCAGCTCCATTACAACCTTCTAAGACTACCATCAAATATGTGGTCTGTTGTAAACATCATTATGTTGCACATGACTGCATATACTGAGACATACTACATTcctattatatttttcctttaaaggtAATAAATCTCTTTTTGTATAAGTGGCAGATGATTaggatattactttttaattttatacacacacacgatCTGTTTTAATTCCTGTAAGGAAAAGTCAACCTATAAGGTCTAGAGAGAAGAGAACAGGCCCTAAGACTAGGATTTCAGCCCTGAGCAGCTAGCGACTGAAGATGAGAGAGGATAATTTTAAAGACACCCCTCTAGCATGTCTAATGGTCAAGGACTGCAATGTTTCTGACAGAACACTTCTGAGAGGCTCAGACTCCTTAGCCCTATGGACAGGGTTTAATACTTCATCTTCTTAACTCTGGTCTGCAGTTCTGGTCTGGTAGGGTTCCTTTGATTGATGATTCTATCATCCTATGTATCCTTCGCTGTTTTGGTCATTCCTAAAGGCAGCCTACATTTAAATGAGGATATGACATTCTAAATTTTAGTACTGCTCACAGTGGGCCTTCTAAGCTCCCCAACTCTAGCACATTAAAGCTTTGAAATAACATTGAAAAGTACAGTAAGCTTTAATGTGCTGGAGTTATGTTGGAAAAATTACAAATCTTCAAAGCAGGTGAGATCTTGCAAGATTATCAGATTAAAAGTTTCTTGATATGAGGAATTTCTCAATGAATTAATATTTCATCAACTTTGTAGAAATGAAGAGCTCCTCAGTTTCCTGTCAATCAAACCAGAAGACAGGACCTGGCATCTACCTCTTGGAACTCCAAATCTGACTGGAggcacacatacaaaaataaggcAAGTGAATAAAACACCATACAAGCAGAGTGAGTTTGTGGACCCAGATTTCCAGCAGTGAAGAGTCCATGACCTCTCACATACTTCCTAGTATTTATGAGATGCTGACCTGGGTGAAGGCGAGCACATAACATGACCATTCAACTCTGCCCCATTAACAGTGGGCCCTAACCCAAGTAGCCAGCTGAGGTTTCTTCTGGGCATGAGTTGCCTGATGGAGAATAAGATGGGAGCTCTGGCCAAAGGCTCTtccacactcattacacttgtagggtttctcccctgtgtgaattctctgatgcaCAATAAGGTATGAGCTACAACTGAAAGCTTTGCTGCATTCATTACACTCAAATGGCTTCTCCCCCGTGTGGATCCTCTGATGGACAGTGAGGCCTGAACTCCggctgaaggctttcccacattcaccACATTCAAAAGATTTCTCCCCAGTGTGGATGCCCTGATGAACTATGAGATTTGAGCTCTGGCTGAAGGTCTTCCCACATTCTTggcattcatagggtttctcatCAGTGTGGATCCTCTGATGTCGTATGAGGTGTGACCTCTGTCTGAAGCCTTTTCCGCATTCATTACATAGGAAAGGTTTCTCCCTTGTGTGGATTCTTTGGTGCACGATGAGGTTTGCACTCTGACCAAAGGCTTTTCCACACTCTTTACAGATAAAGGGTTTCTCTCCTGGGTAGTTTTGTTGCCCTCTTTCCTCGTCA encodes:
- the LOC105480313 gene encoding zinc finger protein 3, with the translated sequence MLRTRTRSIKPAEIKDVKISLEKESQKGEEFGNFFNLGSKSISHSRIHRENKGPVSEVKIQVTTYERLQRVAPLAARFREALEGKGSAKRHQGSQAGPRARRRKRVSRGVAFRDRSALDEERGQQNYPGEKPFICKECGKAFGQSANLIVHQRIHTREKPFLCNECGKGFRQRSHLIRHQRIHTDEKPYECQECGKTFSQSSNLIVHQGIHTGEKSFECGECGKAFSRSSGLTVHQRIHTGEKPFECNECSKAFSCSSYLIVHQRIHTGEKPYKCNECGRAFGQSSHLILHQATHAQKKPQLATWVRAHC